Genomic DNA from Methanobrevibacter arboriphilus JCM 13429 = DSM 1125:
TAAAAGTATTAATAATTATTTTAATAATTATTATTTACTAATATTATTTTATTTTAATGTTATTTTAAGTAAAATAATACTTGATATAATATTATTTAATGGAATACTATTTAATGGAATATTATTAATGGAATACTGTTTAATAGAATAATATTAAATATAATAATTTATTAAAGCTTACTATGTGATAAAATGAAGGTTGCTATTGTATCTGGAAAGGCAGAAGGTCCAACTAAACTCAATTCATTTGATAATGCGTTAATTGAAGCAGGTATAGGTGATGTTAATTTAATTAAAGTTTCTAGTATGTTAGAAAAAGAAACTAAAGTATGTTTACTTCCAAAATTAAAAGCAGGAGCTATGGTTAATTGTGTATTAGCTACAATAAGCTCAGATAAAAAAGGAGATTTAATTTCTTCTGCTATAGCTATAGCTATTGGAGATAATCTTGGTTGTGTTGTTGAAAATTCAGGGATTAATAAATCTCCTGAAGAGATTATTAAAGAAGCTAAAGAAATGGTTACTTATATGATGGATATTCGTAATGAAACAATCAATGAATTAATTATAGAAGAAATTAATCATACTGTTGAGGAATTAGGTACTGTTGTTGCTTCAGTTGTTTATTTAAACGATGAAATTATTGATAATAATTAAAATCAATGGATTTATATTTAATATTTTATATAAATAATAATTATTATAAATAAAAATTAATATTAATACAAATAATAAATATATTAATATAAATAATAAATTTATCCATACAAATAATAAATTTATCATTGTAAATAATAGTTAATATTTAAATAACTAACAATTTATTATTATAAATAAGAATTAGTACTGTAAATAACATTTAATATTATAAATAACATTATTATAAATAATATTAAGTATTATAAAGAATAATTATTAATTAAAACATTTTTAAAAGGATTTTAAGAAGAATTTCTTTTAAAAAGGATTTATGGTGCAATAAAATGAATAAAAAAGACATTGATTTATGTGAAAATATTTCCAATAAGATAATTGAAAATGTTGAAAAAAAGATTAAGGAGCATGTTGGAAATAATAAATCTGGTGAATTTGTTAAAATGGGTGCTGATGGAACACCTACTTCTTTTATTGATTTAATTGCTGAAAAAGAGGTTATAAAAGTATTAAAAAACACTAATTTTACTTCTATTTTGATCAGTGAAGAAATAGGGGAATTAAAAATTGGTGATGGTAGTGTAAAGAATATTAATGTATCTGATGAATTAAAAAGAGTTTATAATTCTAAAAATAAATCAGGCTTAATTAATTCAGATTTAAATGAATCAAGTTTAAATAACTTAGATTTAAATAAATCATGTTTAATTAATTCAGATTTAAATGAATCAAGTTTAAATAACTTTGATTTAGATAATCCTAGATTTATATTTCTTGTTGATCCACTTGATGGAACAAGTAATGCTATAAAAAATATATCTGCTTATGGAATCTCTATAGCTGTTGCTCTGGTTAATAAGGAATATGTTTCTCTCGATGATATTGAGCTAGGTTTTATTAAAAATTTTGCTAGTGGAGATTATTATCATGCAGTTAAAGGAAAAGGGGCTTGGCTAAACAATAAAAAGATGACCCCTAATTCTGAAACTAATATCAATAATTTATCCATAGGGGCTTTTGTTAAAAACAATAGCTATGGAGTTTTTAATCTAATAAAAAAAGTAAGAAGAATGAGAATTTTAGGTTCTGTTGTTCTAGAATTAGCTTATATAGCTAATGGTAAATATGATGTGTTTATTGATATGAGAGGAAGTAGGATAATAGATATTGCTGCTTCGATGCTGATAGCTAGCGAATCTGGTGCGGTTATCACTGATGAAAATGGAAATAAATTAAAAAAGAGATTAAGTATCTCTGAAAAAGCTATTGTCATTGGTTCAAGCAATTCTAAACTACATAAAAAGATAATAAACACTATAAACAATAATAAATCATTTGATATTAAAAGAGTTGGAATTGTAAGTCGATTAGATAAGATTGAAGCTGTTTTATTCTCAGCTAAACTTATACAATTTTTAGATAGTCATAATATAGATATATCAATTGAAAATTCACTAGCTAAAAAATTATCCGAGCTCAATATGGATGAATCTACTCTTGATGAGAATATAGCTAAAATTTCTAAATATAGTGAAGGTATAGCTAATGAATTGCATGGTTTAACTTTTAAAGATGATTATTATAGGTATGCAACAAATATTAAAGAATTTGATGTTGACATGGTAATAACACTTGGTGGTGATGGAACTCTTTTAAGAGGTCAAACCAAGCTAAGTAATAGTGAAATTCCTATTTTGGGGATTAATCTAGGGACTGTTGGATTTTTAACAGAATTAGATATTGAAAATTCTTTTAAAAAGATTGATACTATTCTTAAAGGTGAATATTTTAAGGAAAAAAGAACTCAACTGAAAGTTTCTCATGGAAAAGAACTTTTTACAGCATTAAACGAAGTTGTGATAATGACTGAAAAACCAGCAAAAATGTTGAATTTTGAAGTTAGAGTGGATGGTGAGATTGTAGAGGAATTTAGGGCCGATGGACTTATATTATCTACTCCTAGTGGTTCAACTGCTTATTCTATGTCTGCAGGAGGCCCTATTGTAGATCCAAAAGTTGGGGCTTTTATTATAATTCCAATATGTCCATATAAATTAGGTTTAAGGCCATTCGTTGTTTCTGATAAAAGCGAAATCAAAGTTAAGCTTCTTAAAAAAGGTAAAAAAGCTGTTCTTGTTATGGATGGTCAAGTTAGCCAAGAAATTGACGATTCTGAAGAATTAAGATTTGTAAGATCTGAAAATGATGTTTGTTTTATTAGAACAACTGATAAATACTTTTATCAAAAAGTTAAAGAAAAGTTAACTGAAGGTGGGTCAGGTTCAGATAGAGTTTGTTTTTAGTTTCAATAGTTGGATTAATTAGCTGTGTTTTAATTAGCTATGTTTAATTAGCTGTGTTTAATTAGCTGTGTTTAATTAGCTGTGTTTTAATTAGCTATGTTTAATTGATTATAGTTTAATTGGTTATGTTATTGTATATTTTTATAGATTATTTTTGGTTTTGTTAAACATGGATGTATTGATTATTGATTTAACTCATGGTGGAGTTAAAATTGCAATTGGTATTAAAAAATTAGGACTATTTAATAATATTACTGCTTATGATATTTACAATACTTTAAAAGAGGAAGAGACGAATTTGCTTGAGTTTCATAATATAAATATTATAAATAATCAAAATGATATTATTGATTACTTTAATAGTTTAAACATTAGTAATTCAAATAATACTGATATATTAATAGTTAATCCTATTCATTCTCCTTTTAAAGTTCCTGATATTAATAATTTTAAGAATAATACTATTAATAACAATACTAATGATATCAATAATAATATTAACAATAATATCAATAATAATATCAACAATATTATTAACAATAATATAAAAAATAATATTAAAAGTAATATTAATAATATTAATAGTAGTGTTAATAATAATCTCAATAATAGTATTAATAATATTGATATTCATAATATTCATGATAATTATAATCATAATTATAATGATTCTGTTGGTATTTCTGTAAATGAGATAACTCATCATAAAGCAGTTGAATTAATTTTAAATGAGTGGAAAAGAGATATAGCTACTAAAAATATTCCTGTTGTTGAAGTTACTGGTGTTAAAGGTAAAACTAGTGTTGTAGCTATGCTTAAAGAGATTTTACTTAACAAGAATCCTCTTTTTTTAAGCAGTCTTGGGTCTTGTTTTTATAAAAATGGTAAAAAAATAACTTTAAAAAAGAACATTAGTATAACTCCTGCAAGCATATTAGAAACCATAAACATGGCTAAAACAGTTGATAATTCTGATTGTGTAAAAATTGATGATTTAACTAAAACTAATAATTTAAGCACTGATTTTTGCAATGATATGGGATATGGTGCTTGTATTTTTGAAAGTTCATTGGGAGTTACTGGATTAGGTGATGTTGGTGTATTAACTAACCTTGTAGAAAATTATCCTATAGCTAAAAATACTTCAAATGCAAGAAATGCAAAAAAACAAGTTTTTGATTGTGATATAGTTGTTATTGAAAAAGAAACATTAGATGATTATTACATTGGATTTGAACATGATGGAAATGATTATAAATTTAAAAATGTTCTATCTAAATCTAATACTTTCAGTTTATACAATGATTCTTCTAATGTAAATGTTGATACTGTTGATTATGGATTAAATAATACTTTTATTGAGATATCTTATAAAAATATAAAGACTGTTTCTGGTGAGAATATCTCAGGATCATTGTCTATCGATACTTTTGCTCCAGGAAAACACCATGTTTCAAACGTTTTATGTGCTGTTACTGTTTCTTTATCATTAGGTCTTAGTACGAATGATATTAAAAATGGTTTAGCTAATTTTAATGGTATTAAAGGAAGAACTTCACTAAAAAAAGAAAATGGATCTATTATTATTGAGGAAATTAATCCTGGAATTAACACAAAAGCTATTGAAAGCTCTATCAAAATGATTAGTGATTTAAGTGATTATACTATTATTTTAGGAGGCAAATATGGTGTTACTTGTGAAGAAATTGATGAAAATAGTGTAGCTACTCTCCTAGATAATTTTTTAGATAAATCAAAGATCATGAATAAAAATGAAATAAGTAAAATTGAAATGAATAAAGATAAAAGGGATGAATCTAAAATAACTCAATCTAAAATGAATAAAGATGAGATGAATGA
This window encodes:
- a CDS encoding bifunctional NADP phosphatase/NAD kinase — its product is MNKKDIDLCENISNKIIENVEKKIKEHVGNNKSGEFVKMGADGTPTSFIDLIAEKEVIKVLKNTNFTSILISEEIGELKIGDGSVKNINVSDELKRVYNSKNKSGLINSDLNESSLNNLDLNKSCLINSDLNESSLNNFDLDNPRFIFLVDPLDGTSNAIKNISAYGISIAVALVNKEYVSLDDIELGFIKNFASGDYYHAVKGKGAWLNNKKMTPNSETNINNLSIGAFVKNNSYGVFNLIKKVRRMRILGSVVLELAYIANGKYDVFIDMRGSRIIDIAASMLIASESGAVITDENGNKLKKRLSISEKAIVIGSSNSKLHKKIINTINNNKSFDIKRVGIVSRLDKIEAVLFSAKLIQFLDSHNIDISIENSLAKKLSELNMDESTLDENIAKISKYSEGIANELHGLTFKDDYYRYATNIKEFDVDMVITLGGDGTLLRGQTKLSNSEIPILGINLGTVGFLTELDIENSFKKIDTILKGEYFKEKRTQLKVSHGKELFTALNEVVIMTEKPAKMLNFEVRVDGEIVEEFRADGLILSTPSGSTAYSMSAGGPIVDPKVGAFIIIPICPYKLGLRPFVVSDKSEIKVKLLKKGKKAVLVMDGQVSQEIDDSEELRFVRSENDVCFIRTTDKYFYQKVKEKLTEGGSGSDRVCF
- a CDS encoding pyruvoyl-dependent arginine decarboxylase, producing the protein MKVAIVSGKAEGPTKLNSFDNALIEAGIGDVNLIKVSSMLEKETKVCLLPKLKAGAMVNCVLATISSDKKGDLISSAIAIAIGDNLGCVVENSGINKSPEEIIKEAKEMVTYMMDIRNETINELIIEEINHTVEELGTVVASVVYLNDEIIDNN
- the cfbE gene encoding coenzyme F430 synthase; this encodes MDVLIIDLTHGGVKIAIGIKKLGLFNNITAYDIYNTLKEEETNLLEFHNINIINNQNDIIDYFNSLNISNSNNTDILIVNPIHSPFKVPDINNFKNNTINNNTNDINNNINNNINNNINNIINNNIKNNIKSNINNINSSVNNNLNNSINNIDIHNIHDNYNHNYNDSVGISVNEITHHKAVELILNEWKRDIATKNIPVVEVTGVKGKTSVVAMLKEILLNKNPLFLSSLGSCFYKNGKKITLKKNISITPASILETINMAKTVDNSDCVKIDDLTKTNNLSTDFCNDMGYGACIFESSLGVTGLGDVGVLTNLVENYPIAKNTSNARNAKKQVFDCDIVVIEKETLDDYYIGFEHDGNDYKFKNVLSKSNTFSLYNDSSNVNVDTVDYGLNNTFIEISYKNIKTVSGENISGSLSIDTFAPGKHHVSNVLCAVTVSLSLGLSTNDIKNGLANFNGIKGRTSLKKENGSIIIEEINPGINTKAIESSIKMISDLSDYTIILGGKYGVTCEEIDENSVATLLDNFLDKSKIMNKNEISKIEMNKDKRDESKITQSKMNKDEMNEAEICKDTDSWFDLILTDDLGIEIEKKMSNNVEVIKNPIEAQKKVISNNKNILFIYRSNYSQINKR